From one Anaerotruncus rubiinfantis genomic stretch:
- the mglC gene encoding galactose/methyl galactoside ABC transporter permease MglC, with translation MNEKIIPRRTYSFAFIIAGIVIAAIGIALKIADITGGGALRQVIFDLPWLLMGIGLIVAIYGAFQLRNADRLGKEVVFSTKTVKAFLTNNAIILALLILVIVICFIETRFMQIRVVLDILTQSSTKLIIALGICFTLLIAGTDLSAGRMVGLAAVISTSMLQTVDYANRFYPDLPQLPIILPIIAAIIACMLFGTLNGFLVAKYDMHPFIATLAVQVMIYGACSLYFDMEPNNSQPIGGVRPDFAIIGQKKLLEGAFMIDGKPFPGVSILVPIALIICVIIWFVLNKTVFGKNVYAIGGNREAAVVSGVNVFKTIMGIFILASCLYGVAGVLEGARTAGATNNYGNGYELDAIAACVVGGVSLNGGVGRVGGIVSGVLIFSVIQYGLQFINVSPMWQQVIKGIIIAVAVAIDMGKYRKK, from the coding sequence ATGAACGAAAAAATTATCCCGCGCAGGACCTACTCCTTCGCGTTTATCATCGCTGGCATCGTAATTGCCGCAATCGGAATCGCTTTGAAAATCGCTGATATCACAGGCGGCGGCGCGCTGCGCCAGGTCATCTTCGACCTGCCGTGGCTGCTCATGGGAATCGGCCTGATCGTTGCGATCTACGGCGCGTTCCAGCTGCGCAACGCAGACCGGCTCGGTAAGGAAGTCGTCTTTTCCACCAAAACTGTCAAGGCCTTTCTCACCAACAACGCGATCATTCTCGCGCTGCTCATCCTGGTCATCGTCATCTGCTTTATTGAAACGCGCTTCATGCAGATCCGCGTTGTGCTTGATATCCTGACCCAGTCCTCCACCAAGCTGATCATCGCGCTCGGTATCTGCTTCACCCTTTTGATCGCCGGTACCGACCTTTCCGCCGGCCGCATGGTCGGCCTGGCCGCGGTCATCTCGACTTCGATGCTCCAGACAGTCGATTATGCGAACCGTTTCTATCCCGACCTGCCGCAGCTGCCGATTATCCTGCCGATCATCGCGGCGATCATCGCCTGCATGCTCTTCGGAACCCTGAACGGCTTCCTCGTTGCGAAATATGATATGCACCCGTTCATTGCAACGCTGGCGGTACAGGTCATGATCTACGGCGCCTGCTCGCTCTACTTCGACATGGAGCCGAATAACTCCCAGCCGATCGGCGGCGTGCGTCCGGACTTTGCGATCATCGGCCAGAAAAAACTGCTCGAAGGCGCCTTTATGATCGACGGCAAACCTTTCCCCGGCGTTTCGATCCTGGTACCGATCGCACTTATCATCTGTGTAATCATCTGGTTCGTCCTCAATAAGACCGTGTTTGGCAAGAACGTCTACGCAATCGGCGGCAACCGTGAAGCGGCGGTCGTTTCGGGCGTCAACGTCTTCAAAACCATCATGGGCATCTTCATCCTGGCCTCCTGCCTGTACGGCGTGGCAGGCGTGCTCGAAGGCGCGCGCACCGCGGGCGCTACCAACAACTACGGCAACGGTTATGAGCTCGACGCCATCGCGGCGTGCGTCGTCGGCGGCGTGTCCTTAAACGGAGGCGTCGGAAGGGTTGGCGGCATCGTGTCCGGCGTTCTGATCTTCTCAGTCATCCAGTACGGCCTGCAGTTTATCAACGTTTCCCCGATGTGGCAGCAGGTCATCAAAGGGATCATCATCGCGGTCGCGGTTGCGATCGATATGGGCAAATACCGCAAAAAATAA
- a CDS encoding sugar ABC transporter ATP-binding protein → MGEYVLEMNNITKVFPGVKALDGVTLKVRPGTVHALMGENGAGKSTLMKCLFGIYHEDGGEIILDGKKELINTSKQALDLGVSMIHQELHPIRFRPVMENIWLGRFPMKGIAVDKKEMIRKTKELFEQVDLDINPEIMAGELSASTLQLVEIARAVSYNSKIIIMDEPTSSLTDNETEHLFKIINKLRSEGRAIIYISHKMEEILRISDEVTIMRDGQYVGTWPASELTTDLIINRMVGRDMTNRFPPKTHTPGKEVVLSVRDLCSPLPKSFQHVNFDLHKGEILGIGGLVGAQRTELVEALFGLRDIESGTVEKDGQPFKVKSVRDAKEHGIALLTEERRATGVFGILSVLDNTVIASQKDYASHGVLKQKKRADAAQDSCKQLNVKTPSLETLMQNLSGGNQQKVLIARWLLTHPDILILDEPTRGIDVGAKYEIYSIMLELIAQGKSIIMISSEMPELLGMADRVMVMCEGRVSGFLEPDQFNQVEVMRLATQFIK, encoded by the coding sequence GTGGGCGAATATGTGCTGGAAATGAACAACATCACAAAAGTTTTCCCAGGCGTCAAGGCATTGGACGGCGTCACTTTAAAAGTGCGGCCGGGCACCGTGCATGCGCTGATGGGTGAAAACGGCGCCGGAAAATCTACCCTGATGAAGTGTCTCTTCGGCATCTATCACGAAGACGGCGGAGAGATCATTCTTGACGGCAAAAAGGAACTCATCAACACGTCAAAGCAGGCCCTGGATCTCGGGGTTTCGATGATCCATCAGGAGCTGCATCCCATCCGGTTCCGGCCGGTTATGGAAAACATCTGGCTCGGCCGGTTTCCAATGAAAGGGATCGCGGTCGACAAAAAGGAAATGATCCGCAAGACCAAAGAGCTCTTCGAGCAGGTTGACCTCGACATCAACCCGGAAATCATGGCAGGAGAGCTTTCTGCATCCACCCTGCAGCTCGTTGAAATCGCACGGGCTGTCAGCTACAACTCGAAAATCATCATCATGGATGAGCCAACCTCATCCCTCACCGACAATGAAACCGAACATCTTTTCAAGATTATCAATAAACTGCGCAGCGAGGGGCGCGCGATCATCTACATCTCCCACAAGATGGAGGAGATCCTGCGCATCTCGGACGAAGTCACCATCATGCGCGACGGCCAGTACGTCGGCACCTGGCCGGCAAGCGAGCTGACCACCGACCTCATTATCAACCGCATGGTCGGCCGCGACATGACCAACCGCTTCCCGCCCAAAACACATACCCCGGGCAAAGAAGTGGTGCTCAGCGTCCGCGACCTCTGTTCCCCGCTGCCAAAATCCTTCCAGCATGTCAATTTTGATCTGCACAAGGGTGAAATCCTCGGCATCGGCGGCTTGGTCGGCGCGCAGCGCACCGAACTGGTCGAAGCGCTGTTCGGTCTGCGTGACATCGAATCCGGCACCGTGGAAAAGGACGGCCAGCCCTTCAAGGTGAAGTCGGTGCGCGACGCGAAGGAACACGGTATCGCCCTGCTCACCGAGGAACGGCGCGCGACCGGCGTGTTCGGCATCCTCTCGGTACTTGACAACACCGTTATCGCAAGCCAGAAGGATTATGCCAGCCACGGCGTGCTTAAACAGAAAAAACGCGCGGATGCCGCGCAGGATTCCTGCAAGCAGCTGAACGTAAAGACCCCTTCGCTTGAAACCCTCATGCAGAACCTCTCCGGCGGTAACCAACAGAAAGTCCTGATTGCCCGCTGGCTGCTGACCCACCCGGATATCCTGATTCTGGACGAACCCACGCGCGGCATCGACGTCGGCGCAAAGTATGAAATCTATTCGATCATGCTCGAACTGATCGCACAGGGAAAATCGATCATTATGATCTCTTCCGAAATGCCGGAACTGCTCGGTATGGCGGACCGGGTCATGGTCATGTGCGAAGGACGGGTTTCGGGCTTCCTCGAACCGGATCAGTTCAATCAGGTGGAAGTCATGCGCCTGGCGACACAATTCATTAAATAA
- a CDS encoding galactose ABC transporter substrate-binding protein yields the protein MKKSLALIVATLMVATLAACGGNSTAPASSAAPASSAAPASSEAASSEAASSEAAAPATLDGSGITIGACIYKFDDTFMTGVRGSMDDTAKALGATLEIVDSQNKQPTQNDQVDTYITKGVNALAVNPVDLTAAGPLVDKAMAENLPIVFLNRQPSEDDMNKYDKAWYVGARAEESGTMSGEIIVDYFKANPDADKNGDGKIQYIMLQGEQGHQDATLRSKYSIEAIQAAGYEVEDLGTDTANWDKVQATDKMKAFIASAGIDKIEAVLANNDDMALGAIEALKAEGYNTGDPAKFIPVVGVDATAPALESMSKGELLGTVLNDAQNQGKATINVAVAAAQGLEISKDTVGYDVSDADGNVVAGGKYIWVPYVKVTTENYKDFM from the coding sequence ATGAAAAAATCTCTGGCGCTTATCGTTGCGACCCTGATGGTTGCCACGCTGGCTGCTTGCGGTGGCAACAGCACTGCTCCGGCATCTTCTGCCGCACCTGCTTCGTCCGCTGCTCCCGCTTCGTCCGAAGCTGCTTCGTCTGAGGCCGCCTCTTCCGAAGCCGCCGCACCGGCAACCCTCGATGGGTCCGGCATCACCATCGGCGCCTGCATCTACAAATTCGACGACACCTTCATGACCGGCGTGCGCGGCAGCATGGATGATACCGCGAAAGCTCTGGGCGCAACCCTCGAGATTGTGGACTCCCAGAACAAACAGCCGACTCAGAATGACCAGGTCGATACCTACATCACCAAAGGCGTCAACGCCCTGGCAGTAAACCCGGTTGATCTGACCGCTGCCGGCCCGCTGGTTGACAAGGCGATGGCGGAAAACCTGCCGATCGTCTTCCTCAACCGCCAGCCCTCAGAGGACGATATGAACAAGTATGACAAAGCCTGGTACGTCGGCGCACGCGCCGAGGAATCCGGCACCATGTCCGGCGAGATCATCGTCGACTACTTCAAGGCCAACCCGGACGCCGACAAAAATGGCGACGGTAAAATCCAGTATATCATGCTCCAGGGCGAACAGGGCCATCAGGATGCAACCCTGCGTTCCAAATATTCCATCGAGGCGATTCAGGCCGCCGGTTACGAAGTCGAGGATCTCGGCACCGATACCGCGAACTGGGATAAAGTTCAGGCGACCGACAAAATGAAAGCGTTCATCGCTTCCGCTGGCATCGACAAAATCGAAGCGGTCCTCGCGAACAACGACGACATGGCGCTCGGCGCGATCGAAGCGTTGAAAGCCGAAGGCTACAACACCGGCGATCCCGCGAAGTTCATTCCGGTCGTTGGCGTTGACGCGACCGCCCCGGCTCTGGAATCCATGAGCAAAGGCGAGCTGCTCGGCACCGTTCTCAACGACGCACAGAACCAGGGCAAGGCGACCATCAATGTGGCTGTTGCGGCTGCGCAGGGCCTCGAGATCAGCAAAGATACCGTTGGTTACGATGTCTCCGATGCGGACGGCAACGTGGTCGCGGGCGGCAAATACATCTGGGTCCCGTACGTTAAGGTCACCACCGAAAACTACAAGGACTTCATGTAA
- a CDS encoding extracellular solute-binding protein yields the protein MMRSGFGKLLAALLATAVLTAGCSGAPAAQQQQELNPDDPVSVEIWHYYNGPQKMAFDELVTEFNETVGQEKGIVVEAFSQGNVNDLFRKVHEAADKKVGAGEVPDVFAAYSDTVYDLDQAGLVAALDDYITPEELSEYVEGYIAEGRFDASGSLKIFPTAKSTEIMMINKTDWDKFAAETGADLDSLATIEGVVAAAQSYYNWTDGLTPEIENDGRAFFGRDAMANYMVIGYYQTAGHPLFETRDGAVVFEPDEAAFRRLWDNYYVPYINGWFGAYGRFRSDDAKTGDIIALVGSTSGSLYFPDTVTLSDTESYPIEAVVMPAPIFDGAKPSAVQQGAGMAVIKSDPQTELAAVTFLKWFTEEERNIRFSVSSGYLPVKKAANNMEKILMAHSEGDAFTPTLEKTFAVAIEEVHTHEMYAERAFRGSAAARDVLETCLQKQADADRQRVLDRIAGGVSHEDAVAEFTTDAQFTDWYEQMVSAVREAIA from the coding sequence ATGATGCGAAGCGGTTTTGGAAAATTACTGGCGGCTCTTTTGGCAACGGCGGTTCTGACAGCTGGCTGCTCGGGCGCTCCGGCTGCGCAACAGCAGCAGGAACTCAATCCGGACGATCCGGTGTCGGTCGAAATCTGGCACTATTATAATGGCCCGCAGAAAATGGCTTTTGACGAACTGGTCACCGAGTTCAACGAAACGGTCGGCCAGGAGAAGGGGATCGTTGTGGAGGCATTCAGCCAAGGCAATGTCAACGATCTGTTCCGCAAGGTGCACGAAGCGGCCGACAAAAAGGTTGGAGCGGGAGAAGTTCCGGATGTCTTTGCCGCCTACAGCGACACGGTATACGACCTTGACCAGGCGGGGTTGGTTGCCGCGCTGGACGACTACATCACGCCGGAGGAGCTCTCTGAGTATGTGGAGGGGTACATAGCGGAAGGCCGTTTCGACGCGTCCGGTTCGCTGAAAATCTTCCCAACCGCCAAGTCCACCGAAATTATGATGATCAATAAAACCGACTGGGATAAATTCGCTGCCGAAACCGGGGCCGATCTCGATTCCCTTGCGACAATCGAAGGTGTGGTGGCCGCCGCGCAAAGCTACTACAACTGGACCGATGGCCTCACTCCGGAGATTGAAAACGACGGCAGAGCATTTTTCGGCCGGGATGCGATGGCCAATTATATGGTGATCGGATATTATCAGACCGCCGGTCATCCGCTTTTTGAAACCAGGGACGGCGCTGTCGTTTTTGAGCCGGATGAAGCTGCTTTCCGACGCTTGTGGGACAACTATTACGTTCCCTATATCAACGGCTGGTTCGGCGCTTATGGGCGCTTTCGCTCGGACGACGCTAAAACCGGAGATATTATTGCCCTAGTGGGTTCCACTTCCGGTTCGCTCTACTTCCCGGATACCGTGACCCTTTCCGATACGGAATCCTACCCGATCGAAGCGGTCGTGATGCCCGCCCCGATTTTTGACGGCGCAAAGCCCAGCGCGGTACAGCAGGGCGCCGGGATGGCCGTGATCAAGTCCGATCCGCAGACCGAGCTGGCCGCGGTCACCTTCCTAAAATGGTTTACCGAGGAGGAGCGCAATATCCGCTTCTCGGTCAGCTCCGGATATCTCCCTGTCAAAAAAGCGGCGAACAATATGGAAAAGATTCTGATGGCGCACAGTGAAGGGGATGCGTTCACCCCAACCCTTGAAAAGACCTTTGCTGTCGCAATTGAAGAGGTGCATACCCATGAAATGTATGCCGAACGTGCGTTCCGCGGTTCGGCTGCCGCGCGGGATGTATTGGAAACCTGCCTGCAGAAACAGGCGGATGCTGACCGGCAGCGGGTGCTGGACAGAATTGCCGGGGGAGTGTCCCATGAGGACGCCGTGGCCGAGTTTACCACCGACGCGCAATTCACAGACTGGTATGAGCAGATGGTGAGCGCCGTCCGGGAGGCAATCGCGTAA